ATGAAAATCACCATCACCAAGGATGAGTCTCTTCCAGCTCCCAAGAAGATTAAGATTAGAAATATTGCTCAGCATATCGGAGAACGTGTTGAAATTCACGGATGGATTCATCGTTTGAGATTACAGAAGGGCCATGCTTTCATAATTTTAAGAGATGGTACTGGCTTTTTGCAATGTGTTCTCACTGGTGAATTTGCAAATGCTTATCAGACGTTAACTTTGACTGTGGAGTCCTCTCTTACTGTGTTTGGTACTATCAGCAAATTGCCAGAGGGTAAATCTGCTCCAGGTGGTGTTGAGTTGATTGTTGATTATTACGAAGTGATTGGCTTGGCTCCTTCTGGAAAAGACTCCTTTACCAACAAGATTCAGGAGGATATCGATCCTAACCTTTTGTTAGATAGAAGACATTTGGCTCTTAGAGGTGAGACCTTGTCCGCCGTTATGAAGGTGCGTGCGGCTGTTTTAGGCTCCGTTAGAAGATTTTACCAAGATGAAGCTATCACTGAAGTGACTCCTCCATGTATGGTGCAAACTCAGGTTGAAGGTGGCTCGACTTTGTTTAAGATGAGCTACTATGGCGAAGAGGCCTTCCTGactcaatcttctcaattgTATTTAGAGACTTGTCTTCCAGCCCTTGGTGACGTCTACTGTATTCAGGAATCGTTCAGAGCCGAGAAATCTCATACCAGAAGACACTTGTCTGAATACACACATATCGAGGCTGAAATGGCCTTCATTAGTTTTGAGGACTTGCTTGATCACATTGAGAAATTAATTGTTAAGGTTGTAGATGTTGTGATGAAGGATCCAGTTGCCGGTGCTCTCGTTAAACAGTTGAACCCTGGCTTTGTTGCTCCTAAACTTCCTTTCAAGAGACTTCAATATGTTGAAGCTTTGGACTGGTTGAACGAGAACGGCGTTCAAAACGAGGAGGGTAATCCTTTCAAGTTCGGCGATGATATTGCCGAGGCTGcagagagaaagatgacTGATACTATTGGTGTTCCAATATTATTAACCAGATTCCCTGTCGAGATCAAGTCCTTCTACATGAAGAAGTGTGCTGATGATCCTCGGGTTACAGAGTCCGTTGATCTTTTAATGCCTACTGTTGGTGAAATCACCGGAGGTTCCATGAGAATTTCCGATAAGGACGAGCTTCTTGAGGGCTTCAAGAGAGAGGGTATTGATCCTGCTGGATACTACTGGTTTATTGATCAGAGAATCTACGGTACATGCGCTCATGGAGGTTATGGTTTAGGTACCGAAAGAATCTTGGCTTGGTTGTGTAACAGATTCACCGTCAAAGATTGCTCATTGTATCCACGTTTTGCTGGTAGATGCACTCCTTAATCGATGATGTATCATTGTATCTCTTTATGAGTAAATATACGACACTATCTAAATAAATATGAGAGTGAAAGCCTTAGATTTTTCATTTGCTCAGAAAGCATGGGT
The sequence above is a segment of the Brettanomyces nanus chromosome 4, complete sequence genome. Coding sequences within it:
- the DED81 gene encoding asparagine--tRNA ligase (BUSCO:EOG09341C1W), translating into MSEIYVNPTTGVDTDSSKGTKEAPYKSPGFALFKDPDAKVYTFKEVEGKADYYEISASALKKAKKICESLKRKAGKKKKLEASKAEREADESAKLMAAMKITITKDESLPAPKKIKIRNIAQHIGERVEIHGWIHRLRLQKGHAFIILRDGTGFLQCVLTGEFANAYQTLTLTVESSLTVFGTISKLPEGKSAPGGVELIVDYYEVIGLAPSGKDSFTNKIQEDIDPNLLLDRRHLALRGETLSAVMKVRAAVLGSVRRFYQDEAITEVTPPCMVQTQVEGGSTLFKMSYYGEEAFLTQSSQLYLETCLPALGDVYCIQESFRAEKSHTRRHLSEYTHIEAEMAFISFEDLLDHIEKLIVKVVDVVMKDPVAGALVKQLNPGFVAPKLPFKRLQYVEALDWLNENGVQNEEGNPFKFGDDIAEAAERKMTDTIGVPILLTRFPVEIKSFYMKKCADDPRVTESVDLLMPTVGEITGGSMRISDKDELLEGFKREGIDPAGYYWFIDQRIYGTCAHGGYGLGTERILAWLCNRFTVKDCSLYPRFAGRCTP